From a single Ornithodoros turicata isolate Travis chromosome 8, ASM3712646v1, whole genome shotgun sequence genomic region:
- the LOC135367111 gene encoding acyl-coenzyme A thioesterase 9, mitochondrial-like has product MVLNRKLVSTGHQLLRGALTTLNSCGRRTLIKYETTVRPKSITELIDDLGVHVGRNPSYKGGIASLQSLNIKMPTQEELPPRSMRDSYDEVILPLASSVDFQKSHVGARGVVRYGKILEDMDVFGVWLSYRHLLYPGLSFGVPMPVSVVTALVDNIHGGHINLTMEHDLKLRGHVSWVGRTSIECSMELSQLEGDEQKKMLDAKFVMVAKKAGSADPAFVNKLKPHGPEEQAIFDRGVENIKRRKDFQDKSVMKVPPSDEERVILHNLFLEDFDPKTYILKSDECPKGAIFMDDAKLTNVIICQPESENLYNKVFGGFLMRSAFELAWATAYIMSGRRPWIYHTDDVWFRRPVDVGSLLHYEAQAVYTEDNLMQLNVNATVIHADKGTKEITNVFHFTFRLDGDEPAPRVIPRTYPETLHYIEGRRYMKLACIAAKENPLAGK; this is encoded by the exons AAAGCTTGTTTCTACGGGTCACCAACTTCTACGCGGTGCCCTGACAACGCTGAACTCCTGCGGAAGACGGACACTAATAAAATATGAGACTACGGTTCGTCCAAAAAGCATCACAGAGC TTATCGACGACCTCGGCGTGCACGTTGGAAGGAACCCATCGTACAA GGGAGGAATTGCATCCCTCCAGTCGCTCAACATCAAAATGCCAACACAGGAAGAACTTCCACCTCGCAGCATGCGGGATAGTTACGACGAAGTTATCCTGCCGTTAGCATCATCGGTGGATTTCCAGAAAAGCCATGTCGGTGCCAGAGGAGTTGTACGCTATGGCAAGATACTGGAAGATATGGATGTCTTTGGAG TGTGGCTCAGTTACAGGCATTTACTGTATCCGGGTCTCAGTTTCGGAGTCCCTATGCCAGTCAGCGTAGTGACCGCTCTCGTCGACAATATTCACGGCGGCCACATCAACTTAACCATGGAACACGACCTGAAGCTACGAGGGCACGTCTCTTGGGTTGGGAGGACATCCATCGAGTGCAGCATGGAACTAAGCCAG CTGGAAGGAGacgagcaaaaaaaaatgctggaCGCCAAGTTTGTCATGGTGGCAAAGAAGGCAGGCTCAGCTGA TCCAGCCTTCGTGAACAAACTAAAACCACATGGCCCTGAAGAGCAAGCGATATTTGACAGAGGAGTCG AAAACATCAAGAGAAGGAAGGACTTCCAGGACAAGAGTGTCATGAAAGTCCCACCAAGCGACGAGGAAAGGGTGATCTTGCACAATCTGTTCTTGGAGGACTTTGACCCTAA GACGTATATCCTAAAGTCAGATGAGTGTCCAAAGGGTGCAATTTTCATGGATGACGCTAAGCTAACGAATGTTATTATCTGCCAGCCAGAG AGTGAAAACCTCTACAACAAAGTGTTTGGCGGGTTCTTGATGCGAAGTGCCTTTGAGCTGGCCTGGGCAACAGCGTACATTATGAG TGGGAGGAGGCCGTGGATCTATCACACAGACGATGTTTGGTTCAGGCGACCAGTGGATGTGGGTTCACTACTGCATTATGAAGCGCAG GCAGTCTACACAGAGGACAACCTCATGCAACTTAACGTGAATGCTACAGTCATTCATGCAGACAAGGGGACAAAGGAAATCACAAACGTGTTCCACTTCACATTCAGACTCGATGGCGACGAGCCTGCTCCTCGGGTCATCCCAAGAACGTACCCAG AGACACTGCACTACATTGAAGGAAGAAGATACATGAAGCTTGCATGCATTGCTGCAAAAGAGAATCCTCTTGCTGGAAAATAA
- the LOC135366190 gene encoding transcription initiation factor TFIID subunit 9B-like produces the protein MAAPKSTPKDAQVMSAILKDMGITEYEPRVINQMLEFTYRYVTTILDDARLFSSHAKKRTVDADDVRLAVQMQADKSFTSPPPRDLLMEIARQKNSTPLPLIKANAGPRLPPDRYSLTACNYRFKSAKKPRIQVGLPPQLGLSTLQGAGNTGIPKVSPALSLASKTGATLAVVSKPVSAPTVTIVSRPAMSSKAHPTPIIKLSQRPQVAVNMLPSASTMLTNVSSPSTVPTPLQSITAASTPTPDTDSSAASATAMTMPTGSPQVMQPIINIKTEAVDADIRKRKREDDDYDAS, from the exons ATGGCTGCTCCAAAGAGCACTCCTAAAGATGCTCAAGTGATGTCTGCTATTCTGAAGGATATGGGCATCACTGAATACGAGCCAAGGGTCATCAACCAAATGCTGGAGTTCACATACA GATACGTTACAACAATCCTCGACGATGCTCGGCTATTCTCGTCACACGCGAAGAAGAGGACCGTCGATGCAGACGACGTACGCTTGGCTGTGCAGATGCAGGCTGACAAGAGCTTCACGTCGCCCCCACCGAGAGAT CTCTTGATGGAGATAGCACGGCAGAAAAACAGCACGCCCCTGCCCCTCATCAAGGCGAATGCGGGACCGAGATTACCTCCCGACCGATACAGCCTGACGGCTTGCAATTATCGTTTCAAGTCTGCTAAAAAG CCCAGAATTCAAGTAGGACTGCCTCCGCAGCTTGGCCTTTCAACATTACAGGGGGCTGGCAATACCG GTATCCCCAAGGTATCCCCTGCATTGAGCCTTGCCAGCAAGACTGGTGCCACATTGGCGGTTGTTAGTAAGCCGGTCTCAGCTCCCACTGTCACAATTGTTTCTCGACCTGCCATGTCGAGCAAGGCACATCCGACACCAATTATCAAGCTTTCGCAAA GACCACAGGTAGCAGTGAACATGTTGCCTTCAGCAAGCACCATGCTGACCAATGTCAGTAGCCCCTCGACAGTGCCTACGCCTCTACAAAGCATTACAGCAGCATCAACGCCAACCCCTGATACGGACTCCTCAGCCGCATCTGCAACAGCCATGACCATGCCCACTGGTTCCCCTCAAGTGATGCAGCCAATCATCAACATCAAGACTGAAGCCGTTGATGCTGATATAAGAAAACGCAAGAGGGAAGATGACGATTACGATGCAAGCTAA
- the LOC135367112 gene encoding AP-1 complex subunit sigma-2-like isoform X2, whose protein sequence is MMHFMLLFSRQGKLRLQKWYVAHPDKLKKKITRELVTTILARKPKMCSFLEWKDLKVVYKRYASLYFCCAVEQADNELLTLEVIHRYVELLDKYFGSVCELDIIFNFEKAYFILDELLLGGEMQETSKKNVLKAIAAQDLLQEDEAVENALKEFGLI, encoded by the exons ATG ATGCACTTCATGCTGCTGTTCAGTCGgcagggcaagctgcgactgcagAAATGGTACGTAGCACACCCGGACAAGCTGAAGAAGAAGATTACCCGGGAACTGGTTACCACAATCCTAGCTCGGAAGCCCAAGATGTGTTCCTTCCTCGAATGGAAAGACCTCAAAGTCGTATACAAACG ATATGCTAGTCTGTATTTCTGTTGCGCCGTGGAACAAGCGGATAATGAACTGCTGACTCTTGAAGTAATTCATCGCTATGTGGAGCTTCTGGACAAGTACTTCGGAAGT GTGTGCGAGCTGGACATCATCTTCAACTTTGAAAAAGCTTACTTCATCCTGGACGAACTTTTGCTGGGTGGAGAGATGCAGGAGACAAGCAAGAAGAACGTCCTAAAAGCAATTGCAGCGCAAGATTTACTTCAGGAG GATGAAGCAGTTGAGAACGCCCTCAAAGAGTTTGGACTGATTTGA
- the LOC135367110 gene encoding cullin-3-A-like, giving the protein MSLKPGKKDTKMRIRAFPMSMDEKYVQNIWLMLRKAIQEIQKKNNSGLSFEELYRNAYTMVLHKHGERLYTGLREVVTEHLVCKVRTDVLASLHNNFLQTLNEAWNDHQTSMVMIRDILMYMDRVYVQQNNLDNVYNLGMIIFRDQVVRYGCIRDHLRDTLLGMVMSERRGEIVDRLAIKNACQMLVHLGIDSRAVYEEDFERPFLAQSAEFYKMESQKFLSENSACVYIKKVEQRINEEAERAKHYLDESTEDLIVKVVEKELITNHMKTIVEMENSGVVHMLKNQKTEDLARMFRLFNRVPEGLKTMVECVSQYLREQGKALVTEEDGGKGDALSFVQNLLDLKDRFDHFLYHSFSGERQFKQMIASDFEYFLNLNRKSPEYLSLFIDDKLKKGVKGMTEQEIEQVLDKTMVLFRYLQEKDLFERYYKQHLAKRLLLNKSVSDDSEKNMISKLKTECGCQFTSKLEGMFKDMSVSNTMMDEFKTHVLMSNTNLYGVDLNVRVLTTGFWPTQASTPKSNIPTAPRNAFEAFRRFYLAKHSGRQLTLQPQLGWADLNAVFYGPKKEETSDASSSTALLQPPNPVPKTSPAPRKHIIQVSTYQMCVLMLFNNRDRLLYEEIASETDIPLKDLVRALQSLAMGKPTQRILVKSPKTKDIEPNHTFTVNDSFTSKLYRVKIQAVAAKGESEPERNETRSKVDEDRKHEIEAAIVRIMKARKKMQHNVLVAEVTEQLKSRFYPSPVVIKKRIEGLIEREYLARTPEDRKIYTYVA; this is encoded by the exons ATGAGTTTGAAGCCTGGCAAAAAGGACACGAAAATGCGGATCCGTGCATTTCCC ATGTCTATGGACGAGAAGTACGTACAGAACATCTGGCTCATGCTTCGAAAAGCCATCCAggaaatacaaaagaaaaacaacagtgGACTGAGCTTTGAGGAATTGTATCGCAATGCTTACACCATGGTACTGCACAAGCACGGGGAGAGGCTCTACACAGGGCTAAGGGAGGTAGTGACAGAGCATCTCGTCTGCAAG GTTCGGACAGATGTCTTGGCCTCCCTGCACAATAATTTTCTTCAAACTCTAAATGAAGCGTGGAACGACCATCAGACCAGCATGGTTATGATAAGGGATATCCTTATGTACATG GACCGTGTGTACGTGCAGCAGAACAATCTAGATAACGTCTACAACTTGGGCATGATCATATTCCGCGATCAAGTCGTACGATACGGCTGTATCAGGGATCATCTACGAGACACGCTGCTGGGCATGGTGATGAGCGAACGTCGAGGGGAAATCGTTGATAG GCTAGCGATCAAGAATGCATGCCAGATGCTGGTGCACCTCGGTATCGATTCTAGGGCGGTGTATGAAGAGGATTTTGAACGTCCCTTCCTCGCCCAGTCGGCGGAGTTCTATAAG ATGGAAAGCCAGAAGTTCCTAAGTGAGAACAGTGCTTGCGTGTACATCAAGAAAGTCGAACAGCGCATAAACGAAGAGGCGGAGCGGGCAAAGCACTACCTCGATGAATCTACGGAGGATCTCATTGTGAAGGTGGTTGAGAAGGAGCTCATTACCAACCACATGAAGACCATCGTTGAG ATGGAGAATTCTGGTGTTGTTCACATGTTGAAGAACCAAAAGACGGAAG ACCTAGCACGTATGTTCCGGCTATTCAACCGCGTACCCGAGGGCCTCAAGACCATGGTGGAATGCGTTAGCCAGTACTTACGGGAGCAGGGGAAAGCGCTCGTCACTGAGGAGGACGGCGGCAAGGGAGATGCCCTGAGCTTTGTTCAG AACTTGTTAGACCTGAAGGATCGCTTCGACCACTTCCTCTACCACTCCTTCAGCGGGGAGCGGCAGTTCAAGCAGATGATTGCGAGCGACTTTGAGTACTTTCTGAACCTGAACCGGAAGTCTCCCGAGTACCTGTCCCTGTTCATCGACGACAAGCTCAAGAAGGGAGTGAAGGGGATGACCGAGCAAGAGATTGAGCAGGTCTTGGACAAGACGATGGTGCTCTTTCGCTACCTGCAGGAAAAAGATCTGTTTGAACGCTACTATAAGCAGCATTTGGCAAAGCGTCTGCTTCTGAACAAGAGTGTTTCGGACGACTCCGAGAAGAACATGATCTCGAAGCTCAAG ACCGAGTGTGGCTGCCAGTTCACGTCAAAGCTGGAGGGCATGTTCAAGGATATGTCTGTGTCCAACACGATGATGGATGAGTTCAAGACGCACGTACTCATGTCGAAT accaACTTGTATGGCGTTGATCTGAATGTAAGGGTGCTGACGACGGGGTTCTGGCCGACGCAAGCATCCACTCCCAAAAGCAACATTCCTACTGCGCCTCGGAATGCGTTTGAAGCATTTAGAAG ATTCTACCTAGCGAAGCACAGCGGCCGACAGCTGACGCTGCAGCCGCAACTCGGCTGGGCTGACCTGAACGCAGTCTTCTACGGCCCAAAGAAAGAAGAGACCAGCGATGCGTCTTCGAGCACAGCCCTCTTACAGCCTCCCAATCCCGTCCCAAAGACGTCCCCGGCTCCTCGAAAGCACATCATACAG GTGTCAACATACCAAATGTGTGTGCTAATGCTGTTCAACAACCGCGATCGACTGTTGTATGAAGAGATAGCCTCAGAGACAGACATACCGTTGAAGGACCTGGTGAGGGCACTCCAGTCATTGGCGATGGGCAAGCCTACCCAGCGCATACTCGTCAAAAGCCCCAAGACCAAGGACATTG AGCCAAACCACACATTTACGGTGAATGACTCTTTCACTTCAAAATTGTACCGAGTGAAAATTCAGGCTG TCGCAGCTAAGGGAGAATCCGAGCCAGAGAGAAATGAAACACGTAGCAAGGTCGACGAGGACCGCAAACACGA GATAGAGGCGGCCATCGTCAGAATAATGAAAGCTCGAAAGAAGATGCAGCACAACGTCTTGGTAGCTGAG GTGACTGAGCAGCTAAAGTCTAGGTTCTACCCAAGTCCGGTGGTTATTAAGAAGCGAATTGAGGGCCTCATTGAGAGGGAGTACCTCGCGAGGACCCCTGAAGACAG GAAAATCTACACCTACGTGGCTTGA
- the LOC135367112 gene encoding AP-1 complex subunit sigma-2-like isoform X1 yields the protein MMHFMLLFSRQGKLRLQKWYVAHPDKLKKKITRELVTTILARKPKMCSFLEWKDLKVVYKRYASLYFCCAVEQADNELLTLEVIHRYVELLDKYFGSVCELDIIFNFEKAYFILDELLLGGEMQETSKKNVLKAIAAQDLLQEAKTPQGFFEDHGLG from the exons ATG ATGCACTTCATGCTGCTGTTCAGTCGgcagggcaagctgcgactgcagAAATGGTACGTAGCACACCCGGACAAGCTGAAGAAGAAGATTACCCGGGAACTGGTTACCACAATCCTAGCTCGGAAGCCCAAGATGTGTTCCTTCCTCGAATGGAAAGACCTCAAAGTCGTATACAAACG ATATGCTAGTCTGTATTTCTGTTGCGCCGTGGAACAAGCGGATAATGAACTGCTGACTCTTGAAGTAATTCATCGCTATGTGGAGCTTCTGGACAAGTACTTCGGAAGT GTGTGCGAGCTGGACATCATCTTCAACTTTGAAAAAGCTTACTTCATCCTGGACGAACTTTTGCTGGGTGGAGAGATGCAGGAGACAAGCAAGAAGAACGTCCTAAAAGCAATTGCAGCGCAAGATTTACTTCAGGAGGCAA AGACTCCGCAAGGGTTTTTTGAGGATCACGGGCTGGGTTAG
- the LOC135367112 gene encoding AP-1 complex subunit sigma-2-like isoform X3, with product MMHFMLLFSRQGKLRLQKWYVAHPDKLKKKITRELVTTILARKPKMCSFLEWKDLKVVYKRYASLYFCCAVEQADNELLTLEVIHRYVELLDKYFGSVCELDIIFNFEKAYFILDELLLGGEMQETSKKNVLKAIAAQDLLQEDEMIDGGMQD from the exons ATG ATGCACTTCATGCTGCTGTTCAGTCGgcagggcaagctgcgactgcagAAATGGTACGTAGCACACCCGGACAAGCTGAAGAAGAAGATTACCCGGGAACTGGTTACCACAATCCTAGCTCGGAAGCCCAAGATGTGTTCCTTCCTCGAATGGAAAGACCTCAAAGTCGTATACAAACG ATATGCTAGTCTGTATTTCTGTTGCGCCGTGGAACAAGCGGATAATGAACTGCTGACTCTTGAAGTAATTCATCGCTATGTGGAGCTTCTGGACAAGTACTTCGGAAGT GTGTGCGAGCTGGACATCATCTTCAACTTTGAAAAAGCTTACTTCATCCTGGACGAACTTTTGCTGGGTGGAGAGATGCAGGAGACAAGCAAGAAGAACGTCCTAAAAGCAATTGCAGCGCAAGATTTACTTCAGGAG GATGAGATGATTGACGGTGGCATGCAGGACTAA